A region of Thermobifida halotolerans DNA encodes the following proteins:
- a CDS encoding phosphoribosylaminoimidazolesuccinocarboxamide synthase, whose protein sequence is MSGFVDKPVPVEVPGLTHLHTGKVRDLYATGSGDLVMVASDRVSAFDWVLPTEIPDKGRLLTQLSLWWFEQLSDLVDNHVISDVPPKGAPTDWAGRTLVCRRLDMVPVECVARGYLTGSGLSEYSATGSVCGVPLPGGLVDGSRLDRAIFTPAIKAEVGEHDENVSFDTVARLHGSALATRLRELTLGLYTRGRAIAEERGILLADTKFEFGRDTDGSLVLADEVFTPDSSRFWPREEWRPGRPQPSFDKQIIRDWLSSPASGWDRASETPPPSLPDEVVEHTRARYVEVFVRLTGRTPDFVGD, encoded by the coding sequence ATGAGCGGTTTCGTCGACAAGCCGGTGCCCGTCGAGGTGCCGGGCCTCACCCACCTGCACACCGGCAAGGTGCGCGACCTGTACGCCACCGGGTCGGGGGACCTGGTCATGGTGGCCAGCGACCGGGTGTCGGCCTTCGACTGGGTGCTGCCCACCGAGATCCCCGACAAGGGGCGGCTGCTCACGCAGCTGTCGCTGTGGTGGTTCGAGCAACTGTCCGACCTGGTGGACAACCACGTGATCTCCGACGTGCCGCCGAAGGGCGCTCCGACCGACTGGGCGGGGCGCACCCTCGTCTGCCGCAGGCTCGACATGGTCCCGGTGGAGTGCGTGGCGCGCGGCTACCTGACGGGTTCCGGGCTGAGCGAGTACAGCGCCACCGGGTCGGTGTGCGGTGTGCCGCTGCCCGGGGGGCTGGTGGACGGTTCGCGGCTGGACCGGGCGATCTTCACCCCGGCGATCAAGGCCGAGGTGGGCGAGCACGACGAGAACGTGTCGTTCGACACGGTGGCGCGGCTGCACGGTTCGGCGCTGGCGACCCGGCTGCGTGAGCTGACCCTGGGCCTGTACACGCGGGGCCGTGCGATCGCCGAGGAGCGCGGCATCCTGCTGGCCGACACCAAGTTCGAGTTCGGGCGCGACACCGACGGCTCCCTCGTCCTCGCCGACGAGGTCTTCACCCCCGACTCGTCGCGGTTCTGGCCGCGGGAGGAGTGGCGTCCGGGGCGGCCCCAGCCCTCGTTCGACAAGCAGATCATCCGTGACTGGCTGTCCTCTCCCGCGTCGGGGTGGGACCGCGCCTCCGAGACGCCGCCCCCGTCGCTGCCCGACGAGGTGGTGGAGCACACCCGCGCCAGGTATGTCGAGGTGTTCGTGCGGTTGACCGGACGTACGCCTGATTTTGTCGGTGATTGA
- the murA gene encoding UDP-N-acetylglucosamine 1-carboxyvinyltransferase, giving the protein MGQEVRYRVRGGHALNGTAFIQGAKNAVLPMIGAALLASKGRTVLRNVPIIEDVRRAVELAEFVGAKVEFHEAERTIVIDASHLNGTSRAVLPADIAARFRGSVLFVPALMHRMGHVRIEGVGGCNLGSRNLDFHYRGFARLGAEVIEDAERNHINVTAGNLKGGRLYLDTPSHTGTENLIMAAVLTPGTTVIEHAALEPEVLDVIEFLGRMGAKISGGGTGLITVEGVPELTAVEHTIMSDRIDAGVFAMMTAATGGDVSLVGANLDHLGVARWKLEQMGVQFSQQGAVLRVRRDPSVPLRPINAVTSPFPGFATDLQSPLMALATLADGESYIHEAIYDGRFALADELTKMGAKIEVDGTRAIVHGPTALRGSEVIAHDLRSGAAAILAGLVAEGETIVAPAYPVDRGHSQFATRLSALGADIVREELD; this is encoded by the coding sequence ATGGGCCAGGAGGTTCGCTACCGCGTCCGCGGCGGTCATGCCCTGAACGGAACCGCGTTCATCCAGGGTGCGAAGAACGCTGTCTTGCCGATGATCGGCGCGGCCCTGCTCGCGTCCAAAGGTCGGACCGTTCTGCGGAACGTCCCCATCATCGAAGACGTCCGCCGGGCCGTCGAACTCGCCGAGTTCGTGGGCGCCAAGGTCGAGTTCCACGAGGCGGAGCGGACCATCGTCATCGACGCCTCCCACCTGAACGGCACCTCGCGCGCGGTGCTGCCCGCCGACATCGCCGCCCGCTTCCGCGGCTCGGTGCTGTTCGTCCCCGCACTCATGCACCGCATGGGCCACGTCCGCATCGAGGGTGTGGGCGGCTGCAACCTGGGCAGCCGCAACCTCGACTTCCACTACCGGGGCTTCGCCCGCCTGGGCGCCGAGGTCATCGAGGACGCCGAGCGCAACCACATCAACGTGACCGCGGGCAACCTCAAGGGCGGTCGCCTCTACCTCGACACCCCGTCGCACACGGGCACCGAGAACCTGATCATGGCCGCGGTGCTCACCCCGGGCACCACCGTCATCGAACACGCCGCGCTGGAGCCCGAGGTCCTCGACGTCATCGAGTTCCTGGGCCGCATGGGCGCCAAGATCAGCGGCGGCGGCACCGGTCTGATCACCGTCGAGGGCGTTCCGGAGCTCACCGCGGTCGAGCACACCATCATGTCGGACCGGATCGACGCCGGCGTGTTCGCGATGATGACCGCGGCGACCGGCGGCGACGTCAGCCTCGTCGGCGCGAACCTGGACCACCTGGGCGTGGCCCGCTGGAAGCTGGAGCAGATGGGCGTCCAGTTCAGCCAGCAGGGCGCGGTTCTGCGGGTGCGCCGCGACCCCTCCGTGCCGCTGCGTCCGATCAACGCGGTCACCTCCCCGTTCCCCGGTTTCGCCACGGACCTGCAGTCGCCGCTGATGGCGCTGGCGACGCTGGCCGACGGGGAGAGCTACATCCACGAGGCCATCTACGACGGCCGTTTCGCGCTCGCCGACGAGCTCACCAAGATGGGCGCCAAGATCGAGGTCGACGGCACGCGCGCCATCGTGCACGGCCCCACCGCCCTGCGGGGTTCCGAGGTCATCGCGCACGACCTGCGCAGCGGCGCCGCGGCGATCCTCGCCGGCCTGGTCGCCGAGGGCGAGACGATCGTGGCCCCCGCCTACCCGGTGGACCGCGGTCACTCCCAGTTCGCCACCCGCCTGTCCGCGCTGGGCGCCGACATCGTCCGGGAAGAACTCGACTGA
- a CDS encoding transcriptional regulator — translation MLMGPGSTGPLNARLIAAAYRDEQEATDKVLRLGSAIDAYLFASPVPYEFARKAGVLTMPATYVPLSGASLHEALLRATLDERFDPTRASLDVLSRTDVVEAYSEVDLPVDGLHVHEELAGTATLTAFHEGLWRRKITRMAITCVRGVAERLDAIGVPNLRLRPTTAGVRSALQTAGLLGAHHRLEEAQLGVVIVDVPTLRDSSRRSTPRYWRDELRLSLYRLLMQEAHRINATAHQVDDHTFMVTATRGSLVTATEGFRKPPFVERAKTELGIAVEVGIGMGRTTQDAETHARAALNRAQATRQSFAVDREGRSLVPAQRAPQRQSGEPLRTKGRETLLRLSEKIAEEDAPLVVDAESAGRMLGVTPRTARRLLRTLVEEGLAWPLPPNRTLQPGRPRQLYRLIVEKLDKDKAEK, via the coding sequence ATGTTGATGGGGCCGGGATCGACCGGACCGCTCAATGCCAGACTCATCGCAGCCGCCTATCGGGACGAGCAGGAAGCCACCGACAAGGTGCTCCGGCTGGGTTCGGCGATCGACGCGTACCTGTTCGCGAGTCCCGTGCCGTATGAGTTCGCCCGCAAGGCCGGTGTGCTGACGATGCCGGCCACCTACGTGCCGCTCAGCGGAGCGAGTCTGCACGAGGCGCTGCTGCGCGCCACCCTGGACGAGCGTTTCGACCCCACCAGGGCCAGCCTGGACGTGCTCAGCCGCACCGACGTGGTCGAGGCGTACTCCGAGGTCGATCTGCCCGTGGACGGCCTCCACGTGCACGAGGAGCTCGCCGGGACGGCCACGCTCACCGCCTTCCACGAGGGGCTGTGGCGGCGCAAGATCACCAGGATGGCCATCACCTGCGTGCGGGGGGTCGCCGAGCGTCTGGACGCCATCGGCGTGCCGAACCTGCGGCTGCGCCCCACCACGGCGGGGGTGCGCAGCGCGTTGCAGACCGCGGGTCTGCTGGGCGCCCACCACCGGTTGGAGGAGGCCCAGTTGGGCGTGGTGATCGTGGACGTGCCCACGCTGCGTGACTCCAGCCGCCGCTCCACGCCCCGCTACTGGCGCGACGAGCTCCGCCTGTCGCTGTACCGGCTGCTGATGCAGGAGGCGCACCGGATCAACGCGACGGCCCACCAGGTGGACGACCACACCTTCATGGTGACCGCCACCAGGGGGTCGCTGGTGACGGCGACCGAGGGGTTCCGCAAGCCGCCGTTCGTGGAGCGCGCCAAGACGGAGCTGGGCATCGCCGTCGAGGTGGGCATCGGCATGGGGCGCACCACCCAGGACGCCGAGACACACGCCAGGGCGGCGCTGAACCGCGCCCAGGCGACCCGGCAGAGTTTCGCGGTGGATCGGGAGGGGCGTTCCCTGGTGCCCGCTCAGCGTGCCCCACAGCGCCAGTCCGGCGAACCGCTGCGCACCAAGGGCCGCGAGACCCTGCTGCGGCTGTCGGAGAAGATCGCCGAGGAGGACGCGCCCCTGGTGGTGGACGCCGAGAGCGCGGGCCGGATGCTGGGGGTGACCCCGCGTACGGCCCGGCGGCTGCTGCGCACCCTGGTGGAGGAGGGGCTGGCCTGGCCGCTGCCGCCCAACCGCACCCTCCAACCGGGACGCCCCCGCCAGTTGTACCGCCTCATCGTGGAGAAGCTGGACAAGGACAAGGCGGAGAAGTAG
- the hisC gene encoding histidinol-phosphate transaminase, with protein sequence MAERNTSYFRAVLGSIPPYRPGRKVVGPDGRSAKLSSNESPFGPLPSVREAVAEAAAELNRYPDPAATALTAALARRFGVPEEHVALGAGSVGILQQILEAAAEPGVEVVYAWRSFEAYPLLVGLSGATPVQVPLREEVHDLDALAAAVTDRTRLLFVCNPNNPTGTAVRETELTAFLDAVPDHVLVILDEAYREYVRDPHVPDGVRLYRDRPNVAVLRTFSKAYGLAALRVGFLVGHPHVAEAVRKTMVPFAVNHLAQAAAVASLDAEQELLERVEATVKERERVRGALVADGWTVPETEANFVWLRLGEDTLDFAAACENAGVAVRPFAGEGARVSIGSPEDNDAFLAAARAHPKRR encoded by the coding sequence GTGGCGGAGCGGAATACCTCATACTTCCGGGCGGTGCTCGGTTCGATCCCGCCCTACCGGCCGGGACGCAAGGTCGTCGGTCCCGACGGGAGATCGGCGAAGCTCTCCTCCAACGAGAGCCCCTTCGGTCCGCTGCCCTCGGTGCGCGAGGCCGTCGCGGAGGCGGCGGCCGAGCTCAACCGCTACCCCGACCCCGCCGCGACCGCGCTGACCGCCGCGCTGGCCCGCCGCTTCGGGGTTCCCGAAGAGCACGTGGCGCTGGGCGCGGGCTCGGTGGGCATCCTCCAGCAGATTCTGGAGGCGGCGGCCGAACCCGGGGTGGAGGTCGTCTACGCGTGGCGTTCGTTCGAGGCCTACCCGCTGCTGGTCGGCCTGTCGGGGGCCACCCCGGTGCAGGTTCCGCTGCGGGAGGAGGTCCACGACCTGGACGCGCTCGCCGCGGCCGTCACCGACCGCACCCGCCTGCTGTTCGTGTGCAACCCGAACAACCCCACCGGGACGGCCGTACGCGAGACGGAGCTGACCGCCTTCCTCGACGCGGTCCCCGACCACGTACTGGTGATCCTGGACGAGGCCTACCGCGAGTACGTCCGGGACCCGCACGTGCCCGACGGGGTGCGGCTGTACCGGGACCGCCCCAACGTCGCGGTGCTGCGCACCTTCTCCAAGGCCTACGGGCTGGCCGCGCTGCGCGTGGGCTTCCTGGTCGGCCACCCCCACGTCGCGGAGGCCGTGCGCAAGACGATGGTGCCCTTCGCGGTCAACCACCTCGCCCAGGCGGCGGCGGTGGCGTCACTGGACGCCGAACAGGAGCTGCTGGAACGGGTGGAGGCCACCGTCAAGGAGCGGGAACGGGTCCGCGGCGCGCTCGTCGCCGACGGCTGGACCGTTCCCGAGACCGAGGCCAACTTCGTCTGGCTGCGGCTGGGGGAGGACACCCTCGACTTCGCCGCCGCCTGCGAGAACGCCGGAGTCGCGGTGCGCCCCTTCGCGGGCGAGGGAGCCCGGGTCAGCATCGGCTCCCCCGAGGACAACGACGCCTTCCTGGCGGCGGCCCGGGCCCACCCGAAACGGCGCTGA
- a CDS encoding MauE/DoxX family redox-associated membrane protein codes for MIEALREAQLPVLAAVLLLGAVAKAVDRTAQGPAVLLPVPLRRPFSLAHAGLEAVLAVALLTLTGPAAEAARTATAVVFAVGLAALVQMRRRDPEMGCGCFGGLSTEPIGWRSLTRCGLFLAAAAATVGVPRPGWAVLADPTLWHGAALAVEVVVIAALSPEIGEIGVRLRSPVPCELREVSRSRLLRRLRASAEWRERRSLMTSGEPVDTWRHGCWWLARFAGRDGERTVDVVFAVEVAGRRPEVRALVADTAAGTSADVSGPG; via the coding sequence GTGATCGAAGCGCTTCGTGAGGCCCAACTGCCGGTCCTGGCCGCCGTGCTGCTGCTCGGCGCGGTGGCCAAGGCCGTGGACCGCACGGCGCAGGGACCGGCGGTGCTGCTCCCCGTCCCGCTGCGGCGGCCGTTCTCGCTTGCGCACGCGGGCCTGGAGGCGGTCCTCGCGGTGGCGCTGCTGACGCTGACCGGGCCGGCGGCGGAGGCCGCCCGGACCGCCACCGCGGTCGTGTTCGCCGTCGGTCTGGCGGCCCTCGTCCAGATGCGCAGACGCGACCCGGAGATGGGATGCGGCTGCTTCGGCGGGCTGAGCACCGAACCGATCGGATGGCGCAGCCTGACCCGCTGCGGTCTGTTCCTCGCCGCCGCGGCGGCCACGGTCGGGGTGCCCCGTCCCGGGTGGGCGGTGCTGGCTGATCCCACCCTCTGGCACGGGGCCGCGCTGGCCGTGGAGGTCGTCGTCATCGCCGCGCTGTCCCCGGAGATCGGGGAGATCGGAGTGCGGCTGCGCTCCCCCGTACCGTGCGAGCTTCGGGAGGTGTCGCGGAGCCGGTTGCTGCGGCGGCTGCGGGCCAGCGCCGAATGGCGGGAGAGGCGATCCCTGATGACGTCGGGCGAGCCGGTCGACACCTGGCGGCACGGCTGCTGGTGGCTGGCCCGGTTCGCGGGACGTGACGGGGAGCGGACGGTCGACGTGGTGTTCGCGGTCGAGGTGGCCGGGCGGCGCCCCGAGGTGCGCGCCCTGGTCGCCGACACGGCGGCGGGGACTTCGGCCGACGTTTCCGGACCGGGGTGA
- a CDS encoding SigE family RNA polymerase sigma factor codes for MNEATRTTYDEFAEYVRHRGPALRRMAQSLTGNHADAEDLLQAALIKTFFAWDRITSPNARDGYVRRAMVNTQISEWRRRRLDVYPTDEIPEQRIDDPSWRTDLADVVNRAVNRLPHRQRLAVILRYYEDMSEAEIASVLGVSVGTVKSTVSRAVAKLRRDADLSVERAAP; via the coding sequence GTGAACGAAGCGACGCGAACCACGTACGACGAGTTCGCCGAGTACGTACGGCACCGTGGTCCCGCGCTGCGCCGCATGGCGCAGTCACTGACCGGCAACCACGCCGACGCCGAGGACCTGCTGCAGGCCGCGCTGATCAAGACCTTCTTCGCCTGGGACCGGATCACCAGCCCGAACGCCCGGGACGGCTACGTGCGCCGTGCGATGGTCAACACGCAGATCTCCGAGTGGCGGCGGCGCCGCCTGGACGTCTATCCCACCGACGAGATCCCCGAGCAGCGGATCGACGATCCGAGTTGGCGCACCGACCTGGCGGACGTCGTCAACCGAGCCGTCAACCGACTGCCCCACCGGCAGCGGCTCGCCGTCATCCTCCGCTACTACGAGGACATGTCCGAGGCCGAGATCGCCTCCGTGCTGGGGGTGAGTGTCGGCACGGTCAAGAGCACCGTCTCCCGCGCCGTGGCCAAACTCCGCCGCGACGCCGACCTCTCCGTCGAGCGCGCAGCCCCCTGA
- a CDS encoding histone-like nucleoid-structuring protein Lsr2, protein MAQKVQVLLIDDLDGGEAEETVSFGIDGSTYEIDLSGDNAARLRAALAPFVEAARKAPAKRAAGRGKQRTAPNRDRSAEIRAWAKAAGKQVSDRGRIPQAIVDEYHAVRG, encoded by the coding sequence ATGGCGCAGAAGGTTCAGGTGCTTCTCATTGACGACCTCGACGGTGGAGAGGCCGAGGAGACGGTCTCGTTCGGGATCGACGGCTCCACCTACGAGATCGACCTCAGCGGTGACAACGCGGCGAGACTCCGCGCCGCGCTCGCGCCTTTTGTCGAGGCGGCCCGTAAGGCCCCGGCCAAGCGTGCCGCCGGCCGGGGCAAGCAGCGCACCGCGCCCAACCGGGACAGGAGCGCGGAGATCCGGGCGTGGGCCAAGGCCGCGGGCAAGCAGGTCAGCGACCGGGGCCGGATTCCCCAGGCGATCGTGGACGAGTACCACGCGGTTCGGGGGTGA
- a CDS encoding pyridoxamine 5'-phosphate oxidase family protein: MEKDGLVEITSEAQLAELLGVPAPQALAKERAALHELDRKWLAASPFCLIATSGADGRCDVSPKGDPPGFTLVLDDTTIAIPDRKGNRRFDGFRNVLTNPHVGLIYLLPGRGDTLRVNGRARVVRDAPFFDRMVVRGHRPVLALVVEIEQVFYHCAKAFLRSSLWRPETWQPDAVPSRARLAKAMERGDEALEEIERYYTEQYARELY, translated from the coding sequence ATGGAGAAGGACGGTCTGGTGGAGATCACCTCGGAGGCCCAGCTCGCCGAGCTGCTCGGTGTCCCCGCACCGCAGGCGCTGGCCAAGGAGCGTGCGGCGCTGCACGAACTCGACCGGAAGTGGCTCGCCGCCTCCCCCTTCTGCCTCATCGCGACGTCCGGCGCGGACGGCCGCTGTGACGTCTCTCCCAAGGGCGACCCTCCCGGCTTCACCCTGGTTCTCGACGACACCACGATCGCCATCCCCGACCGCAAGGGCAACCGGCGGTTCGACGGTTTCCGGAACGTGCTGACCAACCCCCACGTCGGTCTGATCTACCTGCTCCCCGGCCGTGGTGACACACTGCGCGTCAACGGCCGCGCCCGGGTGGTGCGGGACGCGCCGTTCTTCGACCGGATGGTCGTCAGGGGCCACCGTCCCGTGCTCGCACTGGTCGTCGAGATCGAGCAGGTGTTCTACCACTGCGCCAAAGCGTTCCTGCGGTCCTCGCTGTGGCGGCCGGAGACCTGGCAGCCCGACGCGGTGCCGTCCCGGGCCCGTCTCGCCAAGGCCATGGAACGCGGGGACGAGGCGCTGGAGGAGATCGAGCGCTACTACACCGAGCAGTACGCCAGGGAACTCTACTGA
- a CDS encoding DUF1622 domain-containing protein: protein MTATVQILVPLVTAAGLMAAAVCLARTRRAVLALGVLVDFLIAAGLLRLTADPSWSDIALAAIVIAVRKLASVGLRVSQRAGESAREEEKHGSLTD from the coding sequence GTGACCGCTACGGTGCAGATCCTGGTGCCGCTGGTCACCGCGGCGGGGCTGATGGCCGCCGCGGTGTGTCTCGCCCGGACACGCCGGGCCGTTCTGGCTCTGGGGGTGTTGGTCGACTTCCTCATCGCCGCGGGCCTGCTGCGCCTCACCGCCGACCCCTCCTGGAGTGACATCGCGCTGGCCGCCATCGTCATCGCCGTCCGCAAACTGGCCTCCGTCGGACTGCGCGTATCCCAACGCGCGGGTGAGAGTGCCCGGGAGGAGGAAAAACATGGTTCCTTAACCGATTGA
- a CDS encoding DUF1622 domain-containing protein has protein sequence MDLLHNVLPEPLLHEVVDLLVRLVEAAGALVIFVGAVWAFVQFLVVGLRRRAGSRNFTAVRLRLGRFLALGLEFQLAGDILRTAVAPTFVEIGQLAAIAAIRTALNFFLAREIAEERAQLDQEGKQKQGTRGSSAP, from the coding sequence ATGGACCTGCTGCATAACGTGCTGCCCGAGCCGCTGCTGCACGAGGTCGTGGACCTGCTGGTGCGCCTGGTGGAGGCGGCGGGAGCACTGGTCATCTTCGTGGGGGCGGTCTGGGCCTTCGTCCAGTTCCTGGTCGTGGGGTTGCGCCGCCGTGCGGGAAGCCGAAACTTCACCGCGGTCCGGCTGCGGTTGGGCCGGTTCCTGGCGTTGGGGTTGGAGTTCCAACTGGCCGGAGACATCCTGCGCACGGCGGTGGCGCCGACGTTCGTCGAGATCGGGCAGTTGGCGGCGATCGCCGCGATCCGCACCGCGCTGAACTTCTTCCTCGCCCGGGAGATCGCCGAGGAGCGCGCCCAACTCGACCAGGAAGGGAAGCAGAAGCAGGGCACACGGGGGTCCTCGGCGCCGTGA
- a CDS encoding glycosyltransferase family 4 protein, with translation MENATASDRPRMRLVLLAPPWYEVPPVAYGGVEEVLGELADRLVDHGHDVTIVGVGRRRTRAKLRTTYGRPQEERIGEHTVEIAHVAAAQRLIAELRPDLVHDHTVAGPLMAAARTAPTLATVHSLLTPDLALCYRSLRGDVRIAAVSEAQRRSAPDLPWAATVHNAVAPHRFPFRAVKEDYTLVLGRCTPDKGIDIAIEAAREAGRRLVIALKCSQPDERDYFDAVVRPLLGSDTDYVGQASRKQKSELLAGACCLLFPVRWEEPFGMVAVEAMACGTPVVGFRRGALRETVRDGVTGVLVSRRTELAEAVDEAVRLDPRACREHVCRRFGGETMARNYEEVYRAVLGSAPVAQAIGLPS, from the coding sequence ATGGAAAACGCCACCGCGTCCGACCGTCCGCGGATGCGTCTCGTCCTGTTGGCGCCGCCCTGGTACGAAGTGCCGCCCGTGGCGTACGGAGGGGTCGAGGAGGTGCTGGGAGAGCTTGCCGACCGGCTCGTCGACCACGGCCACGACGTGACGATCGTAGGGGTGGGCAGGCGCAGGACCAGGGCGAAGCTCCGCACCACCTACGGCCGGCCGCAGGAGGAGCGGATCGGGGAGCACACCGTCGAGATCGCGCACGTCGCGGCGGCACAGCGGCTCATCGCGGAACTGCGGCCGGACCTCGTGCACGACCACACGGTCGCGGGGCCGCTGATGGCCGCGGCGCGCACGGCTCCCACACTGGCGACCGTGCACTCGCTCCTCACCCCGGACCTGGCCCTGTGCTACCGGTCCCTGCGCGGGGACGTCCGGATCGCCGCGGTCTCCGAGGCCCAGCGGCGGTCCGCACCGGACCTGCCGTGGGCGGCGACCGTGCACAACGCGGTGGCCCCGCACCGGTTCCCGTTCCGCGCGGTCAAGGAGGACTACACGCTGGTACTGGGCCGCTGCACCCCCGACAAGGGAATCGACATCGCGATCGAGGCGGCCCGGGAGGCCGGGCGGCGGCTCGTGATCGCGCTCAAGTGCAGCCAGCCCGACGAGCGGGACTACTTCGACGCGGTGGTCCGTCCGCTGCTCGGTTCCGACACGGACTATGTCGGGCAGGCGTCCAGGAAGCAGAAGTCGGAACTGCTCGCCGGGGCATGCTGCCTGCTCTTCCCGGTCCGGTGGGAGGAGCCGTTCGGCATGGTGGCCGTCGAGGCGATGGCGTGCGGCACTCCGGTCGTCGGGTTCCGCCGGGGGGCGCTTCGGGAGACGGTGCGCGACGGCGTCACCGGGGTGCTCGTCTCGCGGCGGACCGAACTGGCCGAGGCGGTCGACGAGGCCGTCCGGTTGGACCCGCGGGCCTGCCGGGAGCATGTGTGCCGCCGCTTCGGCGGGGAGACGATGGCGCGGAACTACGAGGAGGTCTACCGGGCCGTCCTGGGCTCCGCGCCCGTGGCGCAGGCCATCGGCCTGCCTTCCTGA
- a CDS encoding amylo-alpha-1,6-glucosidase — MLLGELRRWGADPTGVEKLLPHADRALEWIERHGDRDGDGFVEYRRTTDHGLVNQGWKDSWDGVNFADGRLAEAPIALCEVQGYVYGAYLARSQLAGEAGQEREARYWAERAADLRQAFNERFWLPDRGYYAVALDREKKPVDACASNMGHCLWSGIVDEDKAPYVAERLLGPEMFSGWGVRTLARDMGAYDPVSYHNGSVWPHDNALIAAGLTRYGFTEHAQRIALSLFEAAEHFDHRLPELFCGFDRGDYPAPVPYPTSCSPQAWAAAAPIHLVRSLLRFAPSVPRGELCVAPALPSGCARLRIERVPVAGTRLSVDVRGDAVSVEGLPEGLRLVTEPRGRNSSYAPRAGEPGREQSA; from the coding sequence GTGCTCCTCGGGGAGCTGCGCCGGTGGGGAGCCGATCCCACCGGGGTCGAGAAGCTGCTGCCGCACGCCGACCGGGCGCTGGAATGGATCGAACGCCACGGCGACCGGGACGGCGACGGCTTCGTGGAGTACCGGCGGACCACCGACCACGGCCTGGTCAACCAGGGATGGAAGGATTCCTGGGACGGCGTCAACTTCGCCGACGGGCGGCTCGCCGAGGCGCCGATCGCACTGTGCGAGGTGCAGGGCTACGTTTACGGCGCCTACCTCGCACGGTCCCAGCTCGCCGGAGAGGCCGGGCAGGAGCGGGAGGCCCGGTACTGGGCGGAGCGGGCCGCCGATCTCAGACAGGCGTTCAACGAGAGGTTCTGGCTGCCGGACCGCGGCTACTACGCGGTGGCGCTGGACCGGGAGAAGAAACCGGTCGACGCCTGCGCCTCGAACATGGGGCACTGCCTGTGGAGCGGCATCGTCGACGAGGACAAGGCGCCGTACGTGGCCGAACGCCTGCTGGGGCCGGAGATGTTCTCCGGCTGGGGCGTGCGCACCCTGGCCCGTGACATGGGCGCCTACGATCCCGTGAGCTACCACAACGGCTCGGTGTGGCCGCACGACAACGCGCTCATCGCGGCGGGACTGACGCGGTACGGCTTCACCGAGCACGCGCAGCGCATCGCGTTGTCCCTGTTCGAGGCGGCCGAGCACTTCGACCACCGGTTGCCCGAGCTGTTCTGCGGTTTCGACCGAGGGGACTATCCCGCCCCCGTGCCCTACCCGACCTCGTGCTCTCCGCAGGCATGGGCGGCCGCGGCGCCGATCCACCTGGTGCGGTCCCTGCTCCGGTTCGCCCCGTCGGTCCCGCGCGGCGAGTTGTGCGTGGCACCCGCCCTGCCGTCGGGCTGCGCGCGCCTGCGGATCGAACGTGTCCCGGTCGCGGGTACGCGGCTCTCCGTGGACGTGCGCGGCGACGCGGTTTCGGTCGAGGGCCTGCCGGAGGGCCTGCGCCTCGTCACCGAGCCACGCGGCCGGAACTCCTCGTACGCGCCGAGGGCGGGGGAGCCGGGGCGCGAACAGTCGGCCTGA